One genomic segment of Candidatus Latescibacterota bacterium includes these proteins:
- a CDS encoding ABC transporter ATP-binding protein — MIEITDLTKYYGDLCALDHVSLTIERGKVLGLLGPNGAGKTTAMRILTGYLSATSGSIVARGLDVEKNALEIKRMIGYLPESAPLYQDMLVYDYLVYVAEIRGLGSDAMADRIQDLVKICGLKDVMHRSIHELSKGYKQRVGLAHAMMSDPEILVLDEPTSGLDPNQIVEIRDIIRKIGAEKTVILSTHILSEVEATCDRVVIINKGKIVADGSTEELKRSSEAEYTLSLVLSGADENEVKTCLSGIDGVTGVERTGTENGDMPFIVSCSTSEDIRAEVYEKIKGTGWILLEYRQESKSFEKIFRELTKEN, encoded by the coding sequence ATGATTGAAATTACTGATCTTACGAAATATTATGGCGACCTGTGTGCCCTCGATCATGTCAGTCTTACGATTGAACGGGGGAAGGTCCTCGGACTTCTCGGCCCGAACGGCGCCGGCAAGACGACTGCGATGAGGATATTGACAGGGTATCTGTCGGCCACATCGGGAAGTATAGTTGCAAGAGGACTGGATGTCGAGAAGAACGCCCTTGAAATAAAGAGAATGATAGGGTACCTGCCCGAATCAGCTCCCCTCTACCAGGATATGCTCGTTTACGATTACCTGGTCTATGTGGCGGAGATCCGTGGCCTGGGCAGTGATGCGATGGCCGACAGGATTCAGGATCTGGTCAAAATATGCGGCCTGAAAGACGTGATGCATCGTTCCATACACGAGCTTTCCAAGGGATACAAGCAGAGGGTGGGACTGGCCCACGCGATGATGAGCGACCCGGAGATCCTGGTCCTCGACGAACCTACTTCCGGACTAGACCCGAACCAGATCGTCGAGATCCGTGACATCATCAGGAAGATAGGAGCCGAAAAGACGGTTATCCTCTCCACTCATATTCTCAGCGAAGTCGAGGCTACATGTGACAGGGTAGTGATAATAAACAAGGGAAAGATCGTGGCGGATGGCAGCACAGAAGAACTCAAGAGATCTTCCGAGGCGGAATACACATTGAGCCTTGTGCTTAGCGGTGCGGACGAGAATGAAGTCAAAACATGCCTTTCGGGAATAGACGGAGTGACCGGTGTAGAAAGAACGGGAACAGAGAACGGCGATATGCCGTTCATCGTCAGTTGCTCGACTTCCGAAGATATTCGCGCGGAAGTATACGAGAAGATAAAGGGAACGGGCTGGATACTGCTTGAGTATCGGCAGGAGTCCAAGAGCTTTGAAAAGATATTCAGAGAACTGACAAAGGAGAATTGA